A single window of Emcibacter nanhaiensis DNA harbors:
- a CDS encoding HpcH/HpaI aldolase/citrate lyase family protein — protein MMQKPPKDFFKPLAIGAPEPYREIPVALERMIHFFPPHVEKMRAKVPDMVGQVDVLLGNLEDAIPADAKEAARAGFIEVAKAVDFGKTGLWTRINCLNSPWMLEDVTEIVAAVGNKLDVVMLPKVEGPWDVHYLDQLLAQLEARNGVTKPIMIHAILETAQGVDNVAAIAAASPRMHGISLGPADLAASRGMKTTRVGGGHPFYGVLEDQKGEGESRTFYQQDLWHYTVARMVDACMTYGLKAFYGPFGDFSDDAACEAQFRNAFLMGCVGAWSLHPKQIAIAKKVFSPDVDEVLFAKKILEAMPDGTGAVMIDGKMQDDATWKQAKVMVDLAKLVAEKDPELGAAYGF, from the coding sequence ATGATGCAGAAACCACCAAAGGATTTTTTCAAACCGCTGGCCATCGGCGCGCCGGAACCGTACCGCGAGATCCCCGTGGCGCTGGAGCGGATGATTCATTTCTTTCCGCCCCATGTGGAAAAAATGCGCGCCAAGGTGCCGGATATGGTCGGCCAGGTGGATGTGCTGCTTGGCAACCTGGAAGACGCCATTCCGGCCGACGCCAAGGAAGCGGCCCGGGCCGGCTTCATCGAAGTGGCGAAGGCTGTCGACTTTGGCAAGACCGGGCTCTGGACCCGGATCAACTGCCTCAATTCCCCCTGGATGCTGGAGGATGTGACCGAGATCGTCGCCGCCGTCGGCAACAAGCTGGATGTGGTGATGCTGCCCAAGGTGGAAGGCCCCTGGGATGTTCATTATCTGGATCAGTTGCTGGCCCAGCTCGAGGCCCGTAACGGGGTGACCAAGCCGATCATGATTCACGCCATCCTGGAAACCGCCCAGGGGGTGGACAATGTGGCCGCGATCGCCGCGGCCAGCCCGCGTATGCACGGTATTTCACTGGGCCCGGCCGACCTTGCCGCCAGCCGCGGCATGAAAACCACCCGGGTCGGCGGCGGTCATCCCTTCTATGGTGTGCTCGAGGATCAAAAAGGCGAGGGCGAGTCCCGCACCTTCTACCAGCAGGACCTGTGGCACTATACCGTGGCCCGTATGGTCGATGCCTGCATGACCTATGGCCTCAAGGCCTTTTACGGTCCGTTCGGCGATTTCTCCGATGATGCCGCCTGCGAGGCGCAGTTCCGCAATGCCTTTCTGATGGGCTGTGTCGGGGCCTGGTCGCTGCACCCGAAGCAGATCGCCATCGCCAAGAAGGTGTTCAGTCCGGATGTGGACGAAGTTTTGTTTGCCAAAAAGATCCTGGAAGCCATGCCTGACGGCACCGGCGCGGTGATGATCGACGGCAAGATGCAGGATGACGCCACCTGGAAGCAGGCCAAGGTCATGGTCGACCTGGCGAAACTGGTGGCGGAAAAGGATCCGGAACTGGGCGCCGCCTACGGTTTCTGA
- a CDS encoding cation acetate symporter → MGKFKLSVLLSALSIIFTPQLLLAAGGAIEGEVEKQPLNMHAIIMFFVFVLATLGITWWAARKNKTKEDFYAAGGGIKPWQNGTAIAGDFMSAATFLGITGALFAFGYDATLLAVGVMASWPVILFLIAERLRNLGSYTFVDVVSFRLDKKPIRTLSAIGSLSVVLFYLIAQMVGAGKLIQLLFGMEYVYAVILVSFLMIMYVSFGGMLATTWVQLIKAILLLAGGTYIAFAVLTHFDFSLSAIFQSAIDTHPRGKALMEPGVWMDNPVSIISLGLTMMFGIMGLPHILMRFFTVRNAKDARKSVFYATSIMGYFYILIVIIGFGAITFVMNNPAYHTPDGKLIGGGNMVALHLTHIVGGDLVLGFMSAVAFATILAVVAGLTLAGAATVAHDLYAKTFKDGQTVSNTEEIRVSRISTFVLGAISVVLGIAFENQNIAFVASLAMAIAASVNFPILILAMYWKGLTTRGAVWGGVIGLVSSVVLMILGPGVWVGVMGFDEAIFPHAYPTFYSMPLAFIMIWLFSVTDKSARAEQEKALFDVQLVRSETGIGASGAAEH, encoded by the coding sequence ATGGGTAAATTCAAGCTTTCGGTCCTGCTGTCCGCGCTCTCAATCATCTTCACGCCTCAACTGCTGCTGGCCGCCGGAGGCGCCATCGAGGGCGAGGTGGAAAAACAGCCGCTCAACATGCATGCCATCATCATGTTTTTTGTTTTCGTGCTCGCCACGCTCGGCATCACCTGGTGGGCGGCACGCAAGAACAAGACCAAGGAAGACTTCTATGCCGCCGGCGGCGGGATCAAGCCATGGCAGAACGGCACCGCCATCGCCGGCGACTTTATGTCCGCCGCCACATTCCTCGGTATTACCGGCGCCCTGTTCGCCTTCGGCTATGACGCCACCTTGCTGGCGGTCGGCGTGATGGCCAGCTGGCCGGTGATCCTGTTCCTGATCGCGGAAAGACTCCGCAACCTCGGCAGCTATACCTTCGTCGACGTGGTGTCCTTCCGGCTCGACAAAAAGCCGATCCGCACCCTGTCTGCCATCGGTTCCCTGTCAGTGGTGCTGTTTTACCTGATCGCCCAGATGGTCGGCGCCGGCAAGCTGATCCAGCTATTATTCGGCATGGAATATGTCTATGCGGTAATTTTGGTCAGCTTCCTGATGATTATGTATGTGAGCTTCGGCGGCATGCTGGCCACCACCTGGGTGCAGCTGATCAAGGCGATCCTGCTGCTGGCCGGCGGCACCTACATCGCTTTCGCGGTGCTGACCCATTTTGATTTCAGCCTGTCCGCCATTTTCCAGAGCGCCATCGACACCCACCCGCGCGGCAAGGCGCTGATGGAGCCGGGCGTATGGATGGACAATCCGGTCTCCATCATCTCACTGGGCCTGACCATGATGTTCGGCATCATGGGCCTGCCCCATATCCTGATGCGCTTTTTCACCGTGCGCAACGCCAAAGACGCCCGCAAGTCGGTGTTCTACGCCACTTCGATCATGGGCTATTTCTATATCCTGATCGTGATCATCGGTTTCGGCGCCATTACCTTCGTAATGAATAACCCGGCCTATCACACGCCGGACGGCAAGCTGATCGGCGGCGGCAATATGGTGGCCCTGCACCTGACCCACATCGTCGGCGGCGACCTGGTGCTGGGCTTCATGTCCGCCGTAGCTTTCGCCACCATCCTGGCGGTGGTCGCCGGGCTGACCCTGGCCGGGGCCGCCACCGTGGCCCATGACCTCTATGCCAAAACCTTCAAGGACGGGCAGACCGTCAGCAATACGGAAGAAATCCGCGTCTCGCGCATTTCCACCTTTGTGCTGGGCGCGATTTCGGTGGTGCTGGGCATCGCCTTCGAAAACCAGAATATCGCCTTTGTCGCCTCGCTGGCCATGGCCATCGCCGCCAGCGTCAACTTCCCGATCCTGATCCTGGCTATGTACTGGAAGGGGCTGACCACCCGCGGCGCAGTGTGGGGCGGGGTGATCGGCCTGGTCTCCTCCGTCGTACTGATGATCCTCGGCCCCGGTGTGTGGGTCGGCGTCATGGGCTTCGACGAAGCGATCTTCCCCCATGCCTACCCGACTTTCTACAGCATGCCGCTGGCCTTCATCATGATCTGGCTGTTCTCCGTCACCGACAAGAGCGCGCGGGCGGAGCAGGAAAAGGCCCTGTTCGATGTGCAGCTGGTGCGATCTGAGACCGGCATCGGCGCCTCGGGGGCGGCTGAGCACTAG